From Lewinellaceae bacterium:
GTTTGCATCGCTCCAAAGGGCTAACTCCACAATGATAGGGGTTAAAGATAGCCCCTTCTCAGTTAAGTGATAAAGGTTCGTCTTTTTATTATGCGGAAGTTTTGATTTAGTAACAATATCCAATTCTTCAAGCAACTTCAGTTTGGTTGAAAGAATGTTTGTGGCAATTGCTTCATCACTTTCAGTAAATTCTTTGAAGGTTTGCTTTCCTTCCAATAGCATCTGTTTTACGATGACTAATATCCATTTATCCCCCAAAATATCAAGGGCTGAAGTAATCGGGCAATCGCAACGAAACCTATGGCTCATGTTAAGGAAGTGTTAATTTTACTTGCATTTTGAAAGTAATGTACATTATAGCTTGCAGATTGCAAGTAAAAAATCTATTTTTGCTTGCACATTAAAAGTAATAATTTTTCACTTATGAAACAACCAGCAACAGTTTTATTGTTTGCAGGCATTCTCGCAGCCTGCAGCATCACTAAGGCACAAACAACAGGCGGGCCTCAAGAACAAACTAAAACTTCTATCCAAAAATTTTCATCAATGAATCAGAAACAAAAAACAACAGCATTTTTTCAGGCGGTAAATTCAAGGAATGTATCCTCCTATGAGCAATTAGTACAGGAGGATTATATCCAACACAATCCGCATATTCCAACAGGCC
This genomic window contains:
- a CDS encoding helix-turn-helix transcriptional regulator — translated: MSHRFRCDCPITSALDILGDKWILVIVKQMLLEGKQTFKEFTESDEAIATNILSTKLKLLEELDIVTKSKLPHNKKTNLYHLTEKGLSLTPIIVELALWSDANLRELNKIMRNGEELELMKTDKEEFIKALKKSYKENHSRF